One segment of Bradyrhizobium sp. CB2312 DNA contains the following:
- a CDS encoding MmgE/PrpD family protein — protein MAHETATLAAYVVNLKYQDIPAEVLDRAKVLTLDFLGSAIRARSEAESTPSILKMLEALALDTKGESTVFGDTKTWTPAVAALLNGALGHSLDFDDTHADSSLHPSAPVVPAAFAVGEMVGASGRDVLTAIVAGYEVCCRLGNALDPTSHYARGFHPTATAGTYGAAAAAGKLFGLSEKQIVSAFGVSGSQAAGSLQFLVNGAWNKRYQVGAAAMNGVIAATLARNDFVGSTESVEGKHGLLAGYTDDAHPDKAVAELGKTYETMKIGVKPYPSCRYTHAAIDALIAMRREHNLTPDQVKRVEIGLHRNGITLTGDAATKRHPRSIVGGQFSMFFTGALALDQGSFGWDDYNRLGDAAIDALADKFDVVQDDRLEVGRTHPFGARVSITTDDGVHERLYADPSGEPNSFPDAQAMQQKFLTLARPVLNARAEKFADAIMTLERFDRVTKATELGR, from the coding sequence ATGGCCCACGAAACCGCAACGCTCGCCGCCTATGTCGTCAATCTGAAGTACCAGGATATTCCGGCGGAGGTGCTGGATCGCGCCAAGGTGCTGACGCTGGACTTCCTCGGCAGCGCCATCCGGGCCCGCAGCGAGGCGGAATCGACTCCCTCGATCCTGAAGATGCTGGAGGCGCTCGCGCTCGACACCAAGGGCGAGTCCACCGTGTTCGGCGACACCAAGACCTGGACGCCGGCAGTCGCGGCGCTCCTGAACGGCGCGCTCGGCCATTCCCTCGATTTCGACGACACCCATGCCGATTCCTCGCTGCATCCGAGCGCGCCGGTGGTTCCGGCCGCCTTCGCCGTCGGCGAGATGGTCGGCGCGTCCGGGCGCGACGTGCTCACCGCGATCGTGGCAGGCTATGAAGTCTGCTGCCGGCTCGGCAACGCGCTCGACCCGACCTCGCATTATGCGCGCGGCTTCCACCCGACCGCGACCGCCGGCACCTATGGCGCGGCCGCGGCGGCCGGAAAGCTGTTTGGCCTCTCCGAGAAGCAGATCGTCTCCGCCTTCGGCGTCTCCGGCAGCCAGGCCGCGGGCTCGCTGCAATTTCTGGTCAACGGCGCCTGGAACAAGCGCTATCAGGTCGGCGCCGCCGCGATGAACGGCGTGATCGCAGCAACGCTGGCGCGCAACGATTTCGTCGGATCGACCGAATCGGTCGAGGGCAAGCACGGCCTGCTTGCCGGCTACACCGACGATGCGCATCCGGACAAGGCGGTCGCCGAGCTCGGCAAGACCTACGAGACCATGAAGATCGGCGTAAAACCTTATCCGAGCTGCCGCTACACCCATGCTGCGATCGACGCGCTGATCGCGATGCGGCGCGAGCACAATCTGACGCCCGACCAGGTCAAGCGTGTCGAGATCGGCCTGCACCGCAACGGCATCACGCTCACCGGCGATGCCGCGACCAAGCGCCACCCGCGCTCGATCGTCGGTGGCCAGTTCTCGATGTTCTTCACCGGCGCGCTCGCGCTCGATCAGGGCTCGTTCGGCTGGGACGACTATAACCGCCTTGGCGATGCCGCCATCGACGCACTCGCCGACAAGTTCGACGTGGTGCAGGACGACCGCCTCGAGGTCGGCCGCACCCATCCGTTCGGCGCCCGTGTCAGCATCACGACGGATGATGGCGTGCACGAGCGGCTCTATGCCGATCCGTCCGGTGAGCCGAATTCGTTCCCGGATGCGCAGGCGATGCAGCAGAAGTTTTTGACATTGGCGCGCCCGGTACTGAACGCGCGGGCGGAAAAGTTCGCCGATGCGATCATGACGCTGGAGCGGTTCGACCGCGTGACCAAGGCGACGGAGCTCGGGAGGTAG
- a CDS encoding serine hydrolase codes for MTRRRNILLLTTAIACAGLAFGAARARDVPKVATGFIAHTLCSETFVSGLDPQRDLTETTDAMLGADLLTWAMNLQIDRARKDVTVTLFGIGRSHAVYREGLGCTLEHGQGIADVALPPDDKQPALLSEVAGPDIVAPQSEGLAAALDRAFAEPAEPPYRRTRAIVVMKAGRIIAERYADGVGPATQLLGFSMTKSVTSALTGILVREGKLKLDGPAPIAAWQNPDDPRHAITVDHLLRHTAGIALGSSLEAKLGSVLEPVNTMKYAEDDMAGFAERVPLATAPGTAWNYHDGNYLILAQLIRNAAGGKPADALAFARRELFAPLGMRHVTLQLDASGTIEGSGEMMASARDWARFGQLYLNDGVAGGKRILPEGWVNYSATATPGGWVGIGAGFWTNRGDSFGADFRITHGWPRDAFFAKGTIGQYTIVIPSEQLVIVRMGRSPNWPPDVDGVFDLVRDVVAATREKGKMAGVN; via the coding sequence GTGACCCGCCGCCGCAACATCCTCCTCCTCACCACCGCCATTGCCTGTGCCGGCCTCGCCTTCGGCGCGGCGCGGGCCCGTGACGTGCCCAAGGTTGCCACCGGCTTCATTGCCCACACGCTCTGCTCGGAGACGTTCGTCTCCGGCCTCGATCCCCAGCGCGACCTCACTGAAACCACCGACGCGATGCTGGGCGCGGATCTGCTGACCTGGGCGATGAATTTGCAGATCGATCGCGCCCGCAAGGACGTCACGGTGACGCTGTTCGGCATCGGCCGCAGCCACGCCGTCTATCGCGAGGGGCTCGGCTGCACGCTCGAGCATGGGCAGGGGATCGCCGATGTCGCATTGCCGCCCGACGACAAGCAGCCCGCGTTGCTGTCCGAGGTCGCCGGTCCTGATATCGTCGCTCCGCAAAGCGAGGGCCTGGCGGCCGCGCTCGACCGCGCCTTCGCTGAACCCGCGGAGCCGCCTTATCGCCGCACCCGCGCGATCGTCGTCATGAAGGCCGGCCGCATCATCGCCGAGCGCTACGCCGACGGTGTCGGGCCGGCGACCCAGTTGCTCGGCTTCTCCATGACGAAGTCGGTGACCTCGGCGCTGACGGGCATCCTCGTGCGCGAGGGCAAGCTGAAGCTCGACGGTCCCGCGCCAATTGCCGCCTGGCAGAATCCGGATGATCCCCGTCATGCCATCACCGTCGACCACTTGCTGCGCCACACCGCCGGCATTGCGCTCGGAAGCTCGCTGGAGGCCAAGCTTGGCTCCGTGCTCGAGCCGGTCAACACCATGAAATACGCCGAGGACGATATGGCTGGTTTCGCCGAGCGCGTGCCGCTCGCCACCGCGCCGGGGACGGCGTGGAACTATCACGATGGCAATTACCTCATCCTCGCGCAGTTGATCCGCAACGCCGCCGGCGGCAAGCCCGCCGATGCGCTTGCCTTCGCGCGCCGCGAGTTGTTCGCGCCGCTCGGCATGCGCCACGTCACGCTCCAGCTCGACGCTTCGGGCACGATCGAGGGCTCCGGCGAGATGATGGCGTCGGCGCGCGACTGGGCGCGCTTCGGCCAGCTCTATCTCAATGACGGCGTCGCCGGCGGCAAGCGCATCCTGCCCGAGGGTTGGGTGAACTATTCGGCCACGGCGACGCCGGGCGGATGGGTCGGCATCGGCGCCGGCTTCTGGACCAACCGAGGTGACAGCTTTGGCGCCGACTTCCGCATCACACACGGCTGGCCGCGCGATGCGTTCTTCGCCAAGGGCACGATCGGGCAGTACACCATCGTGATCCCGTCGGAGCAGCTGGTGATCGTGCGGATGGGCCGCTCGCCGAACTGGCCGCCGGATGTGGATGGCGTGTTCGACCTCGTGCGCGATGTGGTAGCGGCGACGCGCGAGAAGGGGAAGATGGCGGGGGTGAATTGA
- a CDS encoding helix-turn-helix domain-containing protein: MSLSTLELSLRAATVALLLVLAASLWRDFRHVAAGRLTIALALGTIAHAVTNEIGSTAPVSLWHAPLIALSTGDAVVVWLFTRALLDDAFVPRWWHALIWAAVSAYSFISCLWIAPAVHGRPAIIAVNLLALCFIALALVQTITSWSADLVERRRHVRVFMVGAAVLYGGVNALLGISVWGRDTAAVANVVNAAVLTGIVAAICYTMMRVNAADLFPAPSTASTGAAEPLIAAADSGADQKLIDALMRLMADERIYRHDNITIGALATKLSIPEYRLRRLINQRLGYRNFNVFLNNHRIEEAKAALADPSQAEVPVITIAMDAGFQSLGPFNRAFKAVTGVTPTEYRRLKADAA, from the coding sequence ATGTCGCTTTCCACCCTTGAGCTTTCCTTACGCGCCGCGACGGTGGCGCTGCTGCTGGTGCTGGCGGCTTCGCTCTGGCGCGACTTCCGCCATGTCGCGGCCGGACGCCTCACCATCGCACTGGCGCTGGGAACGATCGCGCATGCCGTCACCAACGAGATCGGTTCGACCGCGCCGGTTTCGCTGTGGCATGCGCCGCTAATCGCGCTGTCGACCGGCGATGCCGTGGTGGTGTGGTTGTTCACGCGCGCTCTGCTCGACGATGCGTTCGTGCCGCGTTGGTGGCACGCCCTGATCTGGGCGGCGGTCTCGGCCTACAGTTTTATCAGCTGCCTGTGGATCGCGCCGGCGGTCCACGGCCGGCCGGCCATTATTGCCGTCAATCTGCTCGCGCTCTGCTTCATCGCGCTGGCGCTCGTCCAAACCATCACGTCCTGGTCGGCCGATCTGGTCGAGCGCCGGCGTCACGTTCGGGTCTTCATGGTCGGCGCGGCCGTTCTTTATGGCGGTGTCAATGCACTGTTGGGCATATCGGTCTGGGGCCGCGATACGGCTGCCGTCGCCAATGTCGTGAACGCCGCCGTGCTGACCGGCATCGTCGCCGCGATCTGCTATACGATGATGCGGGTCAACGCCGCCGACTTGTTTCCCGCGCCGAGCACGGCGTCGACTGGCGCAGCTGAGCCGCTCATCGCAGCCGCCGATTCCGGCGCCGATCAAAAGCTCATCGACGCGCTGATGCGGCTGATGGCGGATGAGCGGATCTATCGCCACGACAACATCACGATCGGCGCGCTGGCGACGAAACTTTCGATTCCCGAATACCGGCTGCGCCGGCTGATCAACCAGCGCCTCGGCTACCGCAACTTCAATGTGTTCCTGAATAACCACCGCATCGAGGAAGCCAAGGCTGCGCTTGCCGATCCCTCCCAGGCCGAGGTTCCCGTCATCACCATCGCGATGGACGCCGGTTTCCAGTCGCTGGGTCCGTTCAACCGTGCCTTCAAGGCGGTGACGGGTGTGACGCCGACGGAATACCGCCGCCTCAAGGCCGATGCGGCGTGA
- a CDS encoding GNAT family N-acetyltransferase, which yields MIPPLKPGARLLEVSGPQIETERLILRPWRASDIAPNATMLSDPGTARFIAADGKPVTTAIAGWRNAAVISGHWALYGFGMFVVEEKSTGHYVGRVGPWCPPGWPAFEVGWGIAKEFRGKGYAVEAARASIDWSFDSFEIDEIMHCIESVNAPSQAVARRLGARKDREIDLFGKPADAWITTRASWTASRN from the coding sequence ATGATTCCGCCGCTCAAGCCTGGCGCCAGGCTGCTTGAGGTCTCGGGCCCTCAAATCGAGACGGAACGCCTTATCCTGCGGCCATGGCGCGCAAGCGACATCGCGCCCAACGCCACGATGCTGAGCGATCCCGGAACGGCTCGCTTCATCGCCGCCGACGGCAAGCCCGTGACCACCGCAATCGCCGGCTGGCGCAATGCGGCGGTGATATCAGGTCACTGGGCGCTCTACGGCTTCGGCATGTTCGTGGTCGAGGAAAAGTCGACCGGCCATTATGTCGGTCGCGTCGGGCCGTGGTGCCCGCCGGGCTGGCCGGCCTTCGAGGTCGGCTGGGGCATCGCAAAAGAGTTTCGCGGCAAGGGCTATGCGGTGGAGGCGGCGCGCGCGTCGATCGACTGGTCTTTCGACAGCTTTGAGATCGACGAGATCATGCACTGTATCGAAAGCGTGAATGCGCCGTCGCAAGCCGTGGCGCGCAGGCTGGGTGCGCGGAAGGACCGCGAGATCGATCTGTTCGGCAAGCCCGCCGACGCCTGGATCACGACGCGCGCGTCATGGACGGCTTCGCGAAATTGA
- a CDS encoding pirin family protein, translating into MSWQPSNDPVLGDPMSCDALDLVIVPRTRDLGDGFEVRRALPHGKRQMVGPFIFFDHFGPVQFVSGKGMDVRPHPHIGLATVTYLFDGAIMHRDSEGNVQEISPGAMNLMTAGRGIAHSERTPDAQRASGQKMLGLQSWIALPAGSEEIDPSFQHYAAGDLPMISERDFTARVIAGSAFGITSPVTMVSPWFYTEVTAVAGATVPLDPDHEERAIYIVDGEVEIANERYEGPRLLIFRPGDRITVKALKATRMMFLGGDALEGPRHIWWNFVSSSKERIEQAKQDWKTGRFAAVPQEHEFIPLPE; encoded by the coding sequence ATGAGCTGGCAACCCTCGAACGATCCCGTGCTCGGCGATCCCATGTCCTGCGACGCGCTCGATCTCGTCATCGTGCCGCGCACCCGCGATCTCGGCGATGGATTCGAGGTGCGGCGCGCGCTGCCGCACGGCAAGCGGCAGATGGTCGGGCCCTTCATCTTCTTCGATCATTTCGGCCCGGTGCAGTTCGTCTCCGGCAAGGGCATGGACGTGCGGCCGCATCCGCATATCGGGCTCGCCACCGTCACCTATCTGTTCGACGGCGCCATCATGCATCGCGACAGCGAGGGCAACGTCCAGGAAATTTCGCCGGGCGCGATGAATTTGATGACGGCCGGGCGCGGCATCGCACATTCCGAGCGTACGCCGGATGCGCAGCGCGCCTCCGGCCAGAAGATGCTGGGCCTGCAAAGCTGGATCGCGCTGCCGGCCGGATCGGAGGAGATCGATCCCTCGTTCCAGCACTACGCAGCGGGCGATCTGCCGATGATCTCCGAGCGCGATTTCACCGCGCGCGTGATCGCGGGCTCCGCCTTCGGCATCACCTCCCCTGTTACGATGGTGTCGCCCTGGTTCTATACCGAGGTCACGGCGGTGGCGGGCGCAACCGTGCCGCTCGACCCCGATCATGAGGAGCGCGCGATCTATATCGTCGACGGCGAGGTCGAGATCGCCAACGAGCGCTATGAGGGGCCGCGGCTGCTGATCTTCCGCCCCGGCGACCGCATCACCGTGAAGGCGCTGAAGGCGACGCGGATGATGTTTCTCGGCGGCGATGCATTGGAGGGCCCGCGCCACATCTGGTGGAATTTCGTCTCCTCCAGCAAGGAGCGGATCGAGCAGGCCAAGCAGGACTGGAAAACCGGCCGCTTCGCCGCGGTTCCGCAGGAACATGAGTTCATTCCGCTGCCGGAATAG
- a CDS encoding phosphoribosylaminoimidazolesuccinocarboxamide synthase, protein MTTMLSSNLPLPKIGRGKVRDIYAVDDDRLLLVTTDRISAFDVVMGETIPMKGAVLTQVSAFWFGKLEGVVPHHMISADTDEIIAAVPALKPHRAEILGRAMLSRRTTVFPIECVIRGYLSGSAWKEYAASGTLAGEKLKAGLVESEKLEPSIFSPATKAESGHDENITIAKMREVVGDEVAYTLESMTRAIYTLGEELAREQGIIIADTKFEFGRDKDGRIILIDEVMTPDSSRFWAVDAYKPGQPQASFDKQPLRDYLDVERRAGRWNGDAPPPPLPASVVDATSKRYLEAYRRVTGKELKI, encoded by the coding sequence ATGACCACCATGCTCTCCAGCAACCTGCCGCTCCCCAAGATCGGACGCGGCAAGGTGCGCGATATCTACGCCGTCGACGACGACCGCCTGCTGCTCGTCACCACGGACCGCATCAGTGCCTTCGACGTCGTGATGGGCGAGACCATCCCGATGAAGGGCGCGGTGCTGACGCAAGTGAGCGCGTTCTGGTTTGGCAAGCTCGAAGGCGTGGTGCCGCACCACATGATCAGTGCCGACACCGACGAGATCATCGCGGCCGTGCCGGCCTTGAAGCCGCATCGCGCCGAGATCCTCGGCCGCGCCATGCTGTCGCGCCGCACCACCGTGTTTCCGATCGAATGCGTGATCCGCGGCTATCTCTCCGGCTCGGCCTGGAAGGAATATGCGGCCAGCGGCACCCTTGCGGGCGAGAAGCTGAAGGCCGGTCTCGTCGAGAGCGAGAAGCTGGAGCCGTCGATCTTCAGCCCGGCGACCAAGGCCGAGAGCGGCCATGACGAGAACATCACCATCGCGAAGATGCGCGAAGTGGTCGGCGACGAGGTCGCCTACACGCTCGAGAGCATGACGCGCGCGATCTACACGCTCGGCGAGGAGCTGGCGCGCGAGCAGGGCATCATCATCGCGGATACCAAGTTCGAGTTCGGCCGCGACAAGGACGGCCGTATCATCCTGATCGACGAGGTGATGACGCCGGATTCCTCGCGGTTCTGGGCGGTTGATGCCTACAAGCCCGGCCAGCCGCAGGCGAGCTTCGACAAGCAGCCCTTGCGCGACTATCTCGACGTCGAGCGCCGCGCCGGCCGCTGGAACGGCGATGCTCCGCCACCGCCGCTGCCGGCCAGCGTCGTGGATGCGACCAGCAAGCGGTATCTGGAAGCGTACCGGCGGGTGACAGGGAAAGAGCTGAAGATTTAG